From the genome of Plectropomus leopardus isolate mb chromosome 13, YSFRI_Pleo_2.0, whole genome shotgun sequence, one region includes:
- the LOC121953071 gene encoding neuronal tyrosine-phosphorylated phosphoinositide-3-kinase adapter 1 isoform X1, whose protein sequence is MKYRVGSGHNEVSWRRPPVTYVPLSRVFFYTMSSGSAQDVAVEHFLRDIERRSKRLHCAVIGCEEERPCSDMNLLYRKSRLDWRQRDQEGSKKSSNQNDPSATVGKVRDLASFRRHFRMGFMTMPASQDLSPHSCASAMAPRSQSCHAVGAGDTSLENGDYSDTQSQHGGRCPPAKPKRHPSTRLSSSSTDGRGPIDTPPPSSSSHSQSKHSEKKNAMKKSDSGEIGGKKVPPLKPKRSPSTQLSFDPLPPRVPASATSMPFQAADSQIQTGDGEDEPVYIEMVGQVFTRDSQTATPHPVTPVATTPDSDSDQSEAIYEEMKYPLQEDRESQRHLPSKHEKLKSSKHFHVTPSSSSSSSSLPRPSSSSPSYSKPKATVSISHSSPLPSSASSTPVPQVLSASPHTPRAPTPYLLQGSKSEPESNTKIPAPFPNLLQHRPPLLAFPQPAAASSGVGVQNKSASAKTQTSSVTTQASTSSATSNAPSSGSKDSSGGSASQQDKHSRESQLGPAPGLRARSHSTPLPPSSKSTSPFSHHHHHPHHRPSHYHHYRKPDRGDSPAPIKGSSQTSSQATVQTQTSSTGKEGKSVSFLLKSDKGERDKDRDRDRDRDRDKDRDRDRDKDRDRDRDRERDRDRGRDKEKDKDRDRERDRDRDKDRDRDRERDRDRERDRDRDRDGGPYSLQMDHTPSTSQSSTSSTPTPLSSSQRPHSRPHLRSHTPHGLPAYKPPSSDSPLLWTYPSGGFRRPPAYESLRGSSQTPSLQQPSSLTGIGEGAFKSNGGSSSLHSKAGFMPWDSSGSLAADEGSYWPMQRKLSFSHGSRETEKDEGRSWNGSADALLRMDKDDLCMGSRGGHSGIPVHFSGATSRALGHTESLAGVDSSPGFRALPRVGLPLPCQTFPACRNGEVGRLGRSSSAAGVRQVGGGDVQRQSSLPAREALNQLHGLAQPQVPCSPSSPSVSRQQQQLQLHQQQLQLKQQLQQLQQQHHLQLQFQQLAQLAQGQPPVSGGTTPSATQSQRDGKLLEVIERKRCLCKEIKAHRRPDKSLCKQDSMPILPSWRRTPEPRKTGTPPCQRPQAVVWDTAI, encoded by the exons CTCCAACCAAAACGACCCCTCAGCCACCGTTGGCAAAGTCAGAGACCTGGCTTCTTTCCGGCGACACTTCCGGATGGGTTTCATGACCATGCCGGCCTCCCAGGACCTGTCCCCTCACTCTTGTGCCTCCGCCATGGCGCCTCGCTCGCAGTCCTGCCATGCTGTAGGTGCCGGGGATACAAGTCTTGAGAACGGAGATTACTCTGACACCCAATCCCAACATGGCGGCCGCTGCCCCCCGGCCAAACCCAAACGTCACCCCAGCACCCGTCTGAGCTCCTCATCCACTGACGGCAGAGGACCTATTGATACGCCGCCCCCTTCCTCATCCTCTCACTCACAGTCCAAACACTCAGAGAAGaaaaatg CCATGAAGAAGTCTGACTCTGGAGAGATCGGAGGAAAGAAGGTGCCTCCTTTAAAGCCCAAGAGAAGTCCGAGCACCCAGCTTTCCTTTGACCCTCTTCCTCCACGTGTGCCTGCCTCTGCCACATCCATGCCTTTCCAGGCGGCAGACTCTCAGATCCAGACAGGAGACGGGGAGGATGAGCCGGTCTATATAGAGATGGTAGGCCAAGTGTTTACCAGAGACAGCCAGACGGCCACACCCCACCCTGTCACCCCTGTGGCCACCACGCCTGACTCTGACTCAGACCAGAGCGAGGCCATCTATGAGGAGATGAAATATCCGCTGCAAGAGGACAGAGAGTCCCAGAGACACCTCCCTTCAAAACACGAGAAACTGAAAAGCTCTAAACACTTCCATGTCACCccttcctcctccagcagctcctcctctctgccacgcccctcctcttcctcgccCTCCTACTCCAAACCCAAAGCTACGGTGTCGATCTCCCACTCGTCTCCTCTGCCTTCTTCTGCATCCTCCACCCCTGTCCCCCAGGTCCTCTCCGCCAGTCCACACACTCCGCGAGCTCCCACTCCCTACCTGCTGCAAGGGAGTAAATCAGAACCCGAGTCCAACACGAAGATCCCAGCACCTTTCCCCAATCTTCTACAACACCGGCCCCCGCTGCTCGCCTTCCCTCAGCCAGCAGCCGCCTCCAGCGGGGTCGGGGTGCAAAACAAGTCTGCTTCGGCAAAAACGCAAACATCCAGCGTGACAACTCAAGCCAGCACCTCCTCCGCGACCTCTAATGCTCCCTCATCAGGCTCCAAGGATTCATCGGGAGGAAGTGCATCCCAGCaggacaaacacagcagagagtCTCAGTTAGGCCCCGCACCTGGACTGAGAGCAAGGAGCCACTCCACACCCCTGCCTCCTTCCTCCAAATCCACCTCCCCATTCtcccatcaccaccaccaccctcaCCATCGCCCCTCGCACTACCATCACTATCGCAAGCCAGACAGAGGAGACTCCCCCGCTCCCATCAAGGGTAGTTCTCAGACTTCGAGCCAGGCCACGGTTCAGACCCAAACCTCGAGTACAGGCAAGGAAGGCAAGTCCGTTAGCTTCCTTTTGAAGTCCGATAAAGGAGAGAGGGATAAGGatagggacagggacagggacagggacagggacaagGATAGGGACAGGGACCGAGACAAAGatagggacagggacagagatagagaaagagatagagacAGGGGTAGAGACAAGGAGAAAGACAAGGACAGAGATAGAGAAAGGGACAGAGATAGGGATAAAGACAGGGACCGAGACAGAGAAAGGGATAGGGACAGGGAAAGAGACAGGGATAGGGACAGGGATGGAGGGCCGTACTCCTTACAGATGGATCACACTCCCTCCACGTCTCAAAGCAGCACCAGCTCAACCCCTACGCCATTATCCTCATCCCAGCGTCCACATTCTCGCCCCCATCTTCGCTCTCACACACCTCACGGCCTGCCAGCGTACAAGCCTCCCTCCTCAGACAGTCCCCTGCTGTGGACCTACCCCTCTGGTGGCTTCCGGAGGCCGCCGGCTTACGAGAGCCTGAGAGGAAGCTCTCAGACACCATCTCTACAACAGCCTTCGAGTCTTACTGGTATAGGTGAGGGGGCGTTCAAGAGCAACGGAGGGTCGTCATCCCTCCATTCAAAAGCTGGCTTCATGCCATGGGACAGCAGTGGCAGCTTAGCTGCAGATGAGGGATCTTACTGGCCTATGCAGAGGAAATTGTCCTTCAGCCAtgggagcagagagacagaga AGGATGAGGGGCGTTCGTGGAATGGCAGTGCTGATGCCCTATTAAGAATGGATAAGGACGACCTCTGCATGGGGTCCCGAGGAGGCCACTCAGGCATCCCAGTCCACTTCAGTGGTGCCACCAGCAGGGCGCTTGGTCACACTGAGTCGCTGGCTGGTGTGGATAGCAGCCCGGGTTTCAGAGCGCTGCCCAGGGTTGGTCTGCCTCTTCCCTGCCAGACTTTCCCTGCCTGTCGCAATGGCG aAGTGGGGCGGCTGGGccgctcctcctctgctgctggagtGAGACAGGTGGGTGGAGGAGATGTCCAGAGACAGAGCAGCCTACCAGCACGAGAAGCCCTGAATCAG CTGCATGGTCTGGCCCAGCCTCAAGTGCCCTGCAGTCCCAGCAGCCCCAGTGTGTctcggcagcagcagcagcttcagctccaccagcagcagctgcagttaaagcagcagctccagcagcttCAGCAACAGCACCATCTGCAGTTGCAGTTCCAGCAGCTCGCCCAGCTGGCACAGGGACAGCCTCCTGTCAGTGGGGGCACCACCCCGTCCGCAACGCAGAGCCAGAGAGACGGCAAGCTGCTGGAAGTCATCGAGCGTAAACGCTGCCTGTGCAAAGAGATCAAGGCCCACAGGCGCCCTGACAAAAGCCTGTGCAAGCAGGACAGCATGCCCATCCTCCCTAGCTGGAGACGGACACCTGAGCCCCGTAAGACTGGCACACCACCCTGCCAGAGGCCGCAGGCCGTCGTGTGGGACACGGCAATCTGA
- the LOC121953071 gene encoding neuronal tyrosine-phosphorylated phosphoinositide-3-kinase adapter 1 isoform X2: MSSGSAQDVAVEHFLRDIERRSKRLHCAVIGCEEERPCSDMNLLYRKSRLDWRQRDQEGSKKSSNQNDPSATVGKVRDLASFRRHFRMGFMTMPASQDLSPHSCASAMAPRSQSCHAVGAGDTSLENGDYSDTQSQHGGRCPPAKPKRHPSTRLSSSSTDGRGPIDTPPPSSSSHSQSKHSEKKNAMKKSDSGEIGGKKVPPLKPKRSPSTQLSFDPLPPRVPASATSMPFQAADSQIQTGDGEDEPVYIEMVGQVFTRDSQTATPHPVTPVATTPDSDSDQSEAIYEEMKYPLQEDRESQRHLPSKHEKLKSSKHFHVTPSSSSSSSSLPRPSSSSPSYSKPKATVSISHSSPLPSSASSTPVPQVLSASPHTPRAPTPYLLQGSKSEPESNTKIPAPFPNLLQHRPPLLAFPQPAAASSGVGVQNKSASAKTQTSSVTTQASTSSATSNAPSSGSKDSSGGSASQQDKHSRESQLGPAPGLRARSHSTPLPPSSKSTSPFSHHHHHPHHRPSHYHHYRKPDRGDSPAPIKGSSQTSSQATVQTQTSSTGKEGKSVSFLLKSDKGERDKDRDRDRDRDRDKDRDRDRDKDRDRDRDRERDRDRGRDKEKDKDRDRERDRDRDKDRDRDRERDRDRERDRDRDRDGGPYSLQMDHTPSTSQSSTSSTPTPLSSSQRPHSRPHLRSHTPHGLPAYKPPSSDSPLLWTYPSGGFRRPPAYESLRGSSQTPSLQQPSSLTGIGEGAFKSNGGSSSLHSKAGFMPWDSSGSLAADEGSYWPMQRKLSFSHGSRETEKDEGRSWNGSADALLRMDKDDLCMGSRGGHSGIPVHFSGATSRALGHTESLAGVDSSPGFRALPRVGLPLPCQTFPACRNGEVGRLGRSSSAAGVRQVGGGDVQRQSSLPAREALNQLHGLAQPQVPCSPSSPSVSRQQQQLQLHQQQLQLKQQLQQLQQQHHLQLQFQQLAQLAQGQPPVSGGTTPSATQSQRDGKLLEVIERKRCLCKEIKAHRRPDKSLCKQDSMPILPSWRRTPEPRKTGTPPCQRPQAVVWDTAI, translated from the exons CTCCAACCAAAACGACCCCTCAGCCACCGTTGGCAAAGTCAGAGACCTGGCTTCTTTCCGGCGACACTTCCGGATGGGTTTCATGACCATGCCGGCCTCCCAGGACCTGTCCCCTCACTCTTGTGCCTCCGCCATGGCGCCTCGCTCGCAGTCCTGCCATGCTGTAGGTGCCGGGGATACAAGTCTTGAGAACGGAGATTACTCTGACACCCAATCCCAACATGGCGGCCGCTGCCCCCCGGCCAAACCCAAACGTCACCCCAGCACCCGTCTGAGCTCCTCATCCACTGACGGCAGAGGACCTATTGATACGCCGCCCCCTTCCTCATCCTCTCACTCACAGTCCAAACACTCAGAGAAGaaaaatg CCATGAAGAAGTCTGACTCTGGAGAGATCGGAGGAAAGAAGGTGCCTCCTTTAAAGCCCAAGAGAAGTCCGAGCACCCAGCTTTCCTTTGACCCTCTTCCTCCACGTGTGCCTGCCTCTGCCACATCCATGCCTTTCCAGGCGGCAGACTCTCAGATCCAGACAGGAGACGGGGAGGATGAGCCGGTCTATATAGAGATGGTAGGCCAAGTGTTTACCAGAGACAGCCAGACGGCCACACCCCACCCTGTCACCCCTGTGGCCACCACGCCTGACTCTGACTCAGACCAGAGCGAGGCCATCTATGAGGAGATGAAATATCCGCTGCAAGAGGACAGAGAGTCCCAGAGACACCTCCCTTCAAAACACGAGAAACTGAAAAGCTCTAAACACTTCCATGTCACCccttcctcctccagcagctcctcctctctgccacgcccctcctcttcctcgccCTCCTACTCCAAACCCAAAGCTACGGTGTCGATCTCCCACTCGTCTCCTCTGCCTTCTTCTGCATCCTCCACCCCTGTCCCCCAGGTCCTCTCCGCCAGTCCACACACTCCGCGAGCTCCCACTCCCTACCTGCTGCAAGGGAGTAAATCAGAACCCGAGTCCAACACGAAGATCCCAGCACCTTTCCCCAATCTTCTACAACACCGGCCCCCGCTGCTCGCCTTCCCTCAGCCAGCAGCCGCCTCCAGCGGGGTCGGGGTGCAAAACAAGTCTGCTTCGGCAAAAACGCAAACATCCAGCGTGACAACTCAAGCCAGCACCTCCTCCGCGACCTCTAATGCTCCCTCATCAGGCTCCAAGGATTCATCGGGAGGAAGTGCATCCCAGCaggacaaacacagcagagagtCTCAGTTAGGCCCCGCACCTGGACTGAGAGCAAGGAGCCACTCCACACCCCTGCCTCCTTCCTCCAAATCCACCTCCCCATTCtcccatcaccaccaccaccctcaCCATCGCCCCTCGCACTACCATCACTATCGCAAGCCAGACAGAGGAGACTCCCCCGCTCCCATCAAGGGTAGTTCTCAGACTTCGAGCCAGGCCACGGTTCAGACCCAAACCTCGAGTACAGGCAAGGAAGGCAAGTCCGTTAGCTTCCTTTTGAAGTCCGATAAAGGAGAGAGGGATAAGGatagggacagggacagggacagggacagggacaagGATAGGGACAGGGACCGAGACAAAGatagggacagggacagagatagagaaagagatagagacAGGGGTAGAGACAAGGAGAAAGACAAGGACAGAGATAGAGAAAGGGACAGAGATAGGGATAAAGACAGGGACCGAGACAGAGAAAGGGATAGGGACAGGGAAAGAGACAGGGATAGGGACAGGGATGGAGGGCCGTACTCCTTACAGATGGATCACACTCCCTCCACGTCTCAAAGCAGCACCAGCTCAACCCCTACGCCATTATCCTCATCCCAGCGTCCACATTCTCGCCCCCATCTTCGCTCTCACACACCTCACGGCCTGCCAGCGTACAAGCCTCCCTCCTCAGACAGTCCCCTGCTGTGGACCTACCCCTCTGGTGGCTTCCGGAGGCCGCCGGCTTACGAGAGCCTGAGAGGAAGCTCTCAGACACCATCTCTACAACAGCCTTCGAGTCTTACTGGTATAGGTGAGGGGGCGTTCAAGAGCAACGGAGGGTCGTCATCCCTCCATTCAAAAGCTGGCTTCATGCCATGGGACAGCAGTGGCAGCTTAGCTGCAGATGAGGGATCTTACTGGCCTATGCAGAGGAAATTGTCCTTCAGCCAtgggagcagagagacagaga AGGATGAGGGGCGTTCGTGGAATGGCAGTGCTGATGCCCTATTAAGAATGGATAAGGACGACCTCTGCATGGGGTCCCGAGGAGGCCACTCAGGCATCCCAGTCCACTTCAGTGGTGCCACCAGCAGGGCGCTTGGTCACACTGAGTCGCTGGCTGGTGTGGATAGCAGCCCGGGTTTCAGAGCGCTGCCCAGGGTTGGTCTGCCTCTTCCCTGCCAGACTTTCCCTGCCTGTCGCAATGGCG aAGTGGGGCGGCTGGGccgctcctcctctgctgctggagtGAGACAGGTGGGTGGAGGAGATGTCCAGAGACAGAGCAGCCTACCAGCACGAGAAGCCCTGAATCAG CTGCATGGTCTGGCCCAGCCTCAAGTGCCCTGCAGTCCCAGCAGCCCCAGTGTGTctcggcagcagcagcagcttcagctccaccagcagcagctgcagttaaagcagcagctccagcagcttCAGCAACAGCACCATCTGCAGTTGCAGTTCCAGCAGCTCGCCCAGCTGGCACAGGGACAGCCTCCTGTCAGTGGGGGCACCACCCCGTCCGCAACGCAGAGCCAGAGAGACGGCAAGCTGCTGGAAGTCATCGAGCGTAAACGCTGCCTGTGCAAAGAGATCAAGGCCCACAGGCGCCCTGACAAAAGCCTGTGCAAGCAGGACAGCATGCCCATCCTCCCTAGCTGGAGACGGACACCTGAGCCCCGTAAGACTGGCACACCACCCTGCCAGAGGCCGCAGGCCGTCGTGTGGGACACGGCAATCTGA
- the LOC121953071 gene encoding neuronal tyrosine-phosphorylated phosphoinositide-3-kinase adapter 1 isoform X3: MKYRVGSGHNEVSWRRPPVTYVPLSRVFFYTMSSGSAQDVAVEHFLRDIERRSKRLHCAVIGCEEERPCSDMNLLYRKSRLDWRQRDQEGSKKSSNQNDPSATVGKVRDLASFRRHFRMGFMTMPASQDLSPHSCASAMAPRSQSCHAVGAGDTSLENGDYSDTQSQHGGRCPPAKPKRHPSTRLSSSSTDGRGPIDTPPPSSSSHSQSKHSEKKNAMKKSDSGEIGGKKVPPLKPKRSPSTQLSFDPLPPRVPASATSMPFQAADSQIQTGDGEDEPVYIEMVGQVFTRDSQTATPHPVTPVATTPDSDSDQSEAIYEEMKYPLQEDRESQRHLPSKHEKLKSSKHFHVTPSSSSSSSSLPRPSSSSPSYSKPKATVSISHSSPLPSSASSTPVPQVLSASPHTPRAPTPYLLQGSKSEPESNTKIPAPFPNLLQHRPPLLAFPQPAAASSGVGVQNKSASAKTQTSSVTTQASTSSATSNAPSSGSKDSSGGSASQQDKHSRESQLGPAPGLRARSHSTPLPPSSKSTSPFSHHHHHPHHRPSHYHHYRKPDRGDSPAPIKGSSQTSSQATVQTQTSSTGKEGKSVSFLLKSDKGERDKDRDRDRDRDRDKDRDRDRDKDRDRDRDRERDRDRGRDKEKDKDRDRERDRDRDKDRDRDRERDRDRERDRDRDRDGGPYSLQMDHTPSTSQSSTSSTPTPLSSSQRPHSRPHLRSHTPHGLPAYKPPSSDSPLLWTYPSGGFRRPPAYESLRGSSQTPSLQQPSSLTGIGEGAFKSNGGSSSLHSKAGFMPWDSSGSLAADEGSYWPMQRKLSFSHGSRETEKDEGRSWNGSADALLRMDKDDLCMGSRGGHSGIPVHFSGATSRALGHTESLAGVDSSPGFRALPRVGLPLPCQTFPACRNGAAWSGPASSALQSQQPQCVSAAAAASAPPAAAAVKAAAPAASATAPSAVAVPAARPAGTGTASCQWGHHPVRNAEPERRQAAGSHRA; encoded by the exons CTCCAACCAAAACGACCCCTCAGCCACCGTTGGCAAAGTCAGAGACCTGGCTTCTTTCCGGCGACACTTCCGGATGGGTTTCATGACCATGCCGGCCTCCCAGGACCTGTCCCCTCACTCTTGTGCCTCCGCCATGGCGCCTCGCTCGCAGTCCTGCCATGCTGTAGGTGCCGGGGATACAAGTCTTGAGAACGGAGATTACTCTGACACCCAATCCCAACATGGCGGCCGCTGCCCCCCGGCCAAACCCAAACGTCACCCCAGCACCCGTCTGAGCTCCTCATCCACTGACGGCAGAGGACCTATTGATACGCCGCCCCCTTCCTCATCCTCTCACTCACAGTCCAAACACTCAGAGAAGaaaaatg CCATGAAGAAGTCTGACTCTGGAGAGATCGGAGGAAAGAAGGTGCCTCCTTTAAAGCCCAAGAGAAGTCCGAGCACCCAGCTTTCCTTTGACCCTCTTCCTCCACGTGTGCCTGCCTCTGCCACATCCATGCCTTTCCAGGCGGCAGACTCTCAGATCCAGACAGGAGACGGGGAGGATGAGCCGGTCTATATAGAGATGGTAGGCCAAGTGTTTACCAGAGACAGCCAGACGGCCACACCCCACCCTGTCACCCCTGTGGCCACCACGCCTGACTCTGACTCAGACCAGAGCGAGGCCATCTATGAGGAGATGAAATATCCGCTGCAAGAGGACAGAGAGTCCCAGAGACACCTCCCTTCAAAACACGAGAAACTGAAAAGCTCTAAACACTTCCATGTCACCccttcctcctccagcagctcctcctctctgccacgcccctcctcttcctcgccCTCCTACTCCAAACCCAAAGCTACGGTGTCGATCTCCCACTCGTCTCCTCTGCCTTCTTCTGCATCCTCCACCCCTGTCCCCCAGGTCCTCTCCGCCAGTCCACACACTCCGCGAGCTCCCACTCCCTACCTGCTGCAAGGGAGTAAATCAGAACCCGAGTCCAACACGAAGATCCCAGCACCTTTCCCCAATCTTCTACAACACCGGCCCCCGCTGCTCGCCTTCCCTCAGCCAGCAGCCGCCTCCAGCGGGGTCGGGGTGCAAAACAAGTCTGCTTCGGCAAAAACGCAAACATCCAGCGTGACAACTCAAGCCAGCACCTCCTCCGCGACCTCTAATGCTCCCTCATCAGGCTCCAAGGATTCATCGGGAGGAAGTGCATCCCAGCaggacaaacacagcagagagtCTCAGTTAGGCCCCGCACCTGGACTGAGAGCAAGGAGCCACTCCACACCCCTGCCTCCTTCCTCCAAATCCACCTCCCCATTCtcccatcaccaccaccaccctcaCCATCGCCCCTCGCACTACCATCACTATCGCAAGCCAGACAGAGGAGACTCCCCCGCTCCCATCAAGGGTAGTTCTCAGACTTCGAGCCAGGCCACGGTTCAGACCCAAACCTCGAGTACAGGCAAGGAAGGCAAGTCCGTTAGCTTCCTTTTGAAGTCCGATAAAGGAGAGAGGGATAAGGatagggacagggacagggacagggacagggacaagGATAGGGACAGGGACCGAGACAAAGatagggacagggacagagatagagaaagagatagagacAGGGGTAGAGACAAGGAGAAAGACAAGGACAGAGATAGAGAAAGGGACAGAGATAGGGATAAAGACAGGGACCGAGACAGAGAAAGGGATAGGGACAGGGAAAGAGACAGGGATAGGGACAGGGATGGAGGGCCGTACTCCTTACAGATGGATCACACTCCCTCCACGTCTCAAAGCAGCACCAGCTCAACCCCTACGCCATTATCCTCATCCCAGCGTCCACATTCTCGCCCCCATCTTCGCTCTCACACACCTCACGGCCTGCCAGCGTACAAGCCTCCCTCCTCAGACAGTCCCCTGCTGTGGACCTACCCCTCTGGTGGCTTCCGGAGGCCGCCGGCTTACGAGAGCCTGAGAGGAAGCTCTCAGACACCATCTCTACAACAGCCTTCGAGTCTTACTGGTATAGGTGAGGGGGCGTTCAAGAGCAACGGAGGGTCGTCATCCCTCCATTCAAAAGCTGGCTTCATGCCATGGGACAGCAGTGGCAGCTTAGCTGCAGATGAGGGATCTTACTGGCCTATGCAGAGGAAATTGTCCTTCAGCCAtgggagcagagagacagaga AGGATGAGGGGCGTTCGTGGAATGGCAGTGCTGATGCCCTATTAAGAATGGATAAGGACGACCTCTGCATGGGGTCCCGAGGAGGCCACTCAGGCATCCCAGTCCACTTCAGTGGTGCCACCAGCAGGGCGCTTGGTCACACTGAGTCGCTGGCTGGTGTGGATAGCAGCCCGGGTTTCAGAGCGCTGCCCAGGGTTGGTCTGCCTCTTCCCTGCCAGACTTTCCCTGCCTGTCGCAATGGCG CTGCATGGTCTGGCCCAGCCTCAAGTGCCCTGCAGTCCCAGCAGCCCCAGTGTGTctcggcagcagcagcagcttcagctccaccagcagcagctgcagttaaagcagcagctccagcagcttCAGCAACAGCACCATCTGCAGTTGCAGTTCCAGCAGCTCGCCCAGCTGGCACAGGGACAGCCTCCTGTCAGTGGGGGCACCACCCCGTCCGCAACGCAGAGCCAGAGAGACGGCAAGCTGCTGGAAGTCATCGAGCGTAA